From the genome of Thermaerobacter marianensis DSM 12885:
CGTCGTCCACCACCAGGACGCGGTGCCCGCCCTTTACGTCTTCAGGCGGCACCCCCTCAACCTCCCCATCCGGCCCACCCTGGGATTGACGGCTCCGGCCTGCCGCCGGGGGCTCGTCCGCCTCCGCTCTACGGGCCGGGATGCGTTCGTCCATGACAATGGGATACCGTCCGGTGCTTCCGTTTCCTGCCGGTGTCGAAAGAAAGACAGGATTCGACACCGCGGCGCCTGTGCCACCATGACCCGCCGCACCCGTCCACCGCCGGGGCGCGGGCCCTGGGGCCGGGAGGGAGCGCCTGGACGGCCGGCCCTCAGACCGGGTGAACCGGGCTGTGCCGCGCCGGCCACTGGCGCCGGCGGTTCTCGTACAGCGCGAAGCGGCGGGCCAGTTCGTCCCGCAGGCGATGGCCCGGGACCACCTCGTCGACCACCAGGTCGGACGCCATGCGGTAGATGTCGATGTCCTGCGCGTACTCCTGGCGCTTCTCCTCGACGAAGCGCTGCCGCTCCTCGCCCTCCAGCCGGGCGATGTGGTGATAGTAGACGGCGTTGACCGCCGCCTCGGGCCCCATGACGGCGATCTGGGCCGTGGGCAGGGCCAGGCAAGCGTCGGGGCCGAAGGCCGGACCCGCCATGGCGTAAAGGCCGGCGCCGTACGCCTTGCGCACGATGACGGAGATCTTCGGCACCTCGGCCTCGGCGACGGCGGCGATCATCTTGGCACCGTGGCGGATGATGCCCTGGCGCTCCACCGCCGACCCGATCATGAAGCCCGGCACGTCGGCCAGGAACAGCAGGGGGATGTTGAAGGCGTTGCAGAGCCAGACGAACCGCGCCGCCTTGTCCGCCGAGTCGACGAAAAGCACCCCGCCCCGCACCCGCGGCTGGTTGGCCACCACACCGACGACCCGGCCCTCGATCCGCGCCAGGCCGGTGATGATCTCCGGCGCGAAGAGGCGCTTGATCTCGAAGAAGGAGTCCTCGTCCACCAGCCGCTGGATCAGGCGGTACATGTCGAAGGGGACGTTGGCGTTGGCCGGGACGATCTGGTCCACGTCCGGCCCCGGCGCCGGCGGGCGCGGCTGGCCCCGGGGCGGGCGCTCCTCCCAGTGGCTGGGGAAGTAGGAGAGGTAGGTGCGGGCGGCGGCGATGGCCTCCTCCTCGGTGGAGACCAGCACGTCGCCACAACCGGAGACCGTGCAGTGCATGCGGGCGCCGCCCATCTCCTCCAGCGTGACCTTCTCGCCGATGACCATCTCCGCCATCCGCGGCGAGCCCAGGTACATGCTGGCGTTGCCCTCGACCATGATGACCACGTCGCAGAAGGCGGGGATGTAGGCCCCGCCGGCCGCCGACGGACCGAAAAGCAGGCATACCTGGGGCACCACGCCCGACATGCGGACCTGGTTGTAGAAGATCCGCCCCGCGCCCCGCCGGCCGGGGAACATCTCCACCTGGTCGGTGATCCGCGCCCCGGCGCTGTCCACCAGGTACAGCATCGGCACCCGCTGGCGCAGGGCCTGTTCCTGGATGCGGAGGATCTTCTCCACGGTGCGGGCGCCCCAGGAACCCGCCTTGACCGTGGAGTCGTTGGCCATCACCGCCACCGTCCGGCCGCCGATGCGCCCCAGGCCCGTGATCACGCCGTCGGCGGGCAGGTCGCCCGCCAGCACGTTGGCCAGGGTGCCGTCCTCCACGAAGCTGCCCGGATCCAGCAGCCGCTCCAGCCGCTCCCGGGCGAAGAGCTTGCCCTGCTGACGGTTCTTCTCGTGGTAGCGCTCCGGGCCGCCCCGCCGCACCGTGGCCAGGCGCTCCAGGAGCTGCCGGTCCAGCTCCGCGGTGCCGCCGCTCATGGACTCCCCTCCCGTGACCGGCCGTGTCGGTACCGCCGGGCCATTGCCCCTGGCCCGGCAGCGGGCACCCGGCCGGGCTCCCGTGCCCGGCCAGGCGCTCCCGCCCCCGCAGCGCCCACCGGCCGGGCCCCCGTCCCCGGCCGGGCGCCCCTCAGGTATCCAGTTCCAGCAGCACGTCCCCCTGGTTGACGAAGTCGCCCGGCTTGACCCGGACCGCGCGCACCGTCCCGCCCGCCGGGCTGGCCACGGGGATCTGCATCTTCATGGACTCGAGGACCACCACGTCCTGCCCGGCCTCCACCGCCTGGCCCTCGGACACCAGGACCGCCTGGACGATGCCGGCCATCTCCGCCTGAATCTCCACGGGCCCACCCCTCCCCTGGGCTCGCCGGGGCGCAAAGAGACAGGAAGGCCGGTGCCAGGGCACCGGCCTTGCCGTGCTTATCGCGAGTAGAACTCGACGATCAGCGACTCTTCGATGTCGATGGGGATCTCGTCGCGGCTGGGCACCCGCAGCAGCGTGCCCTGGAACCGCTCGGGTTCCACGCTGAGGTAGTCCGGCGCCCGCTGCGCGTTCGCCAGGCTCTCCTGGATCAGCGGGATGCGCCGGCTCTTCTCGCGCACGGCGATGACGTCGCCCGGCCGCACCTGGTAGGACGGGCGGTCCACCTTGCGCCCGTTGACCTGGATGTGGCCGTGGACCACCAGCTGACGCGCGGCCCAGATGGAAGGTGCGAAGCCCATGCGGTACACCAGGTTGTCCAGGCGCGTCTCCAGCAGCTGCAGGAGCCGCTCGCCGGTGTTCCCCTTGGACCGCTGGGCGCGCTCGAAGTAGCGCCGGAACTGGCGCTCCAGCACGCCGTACATGAAGCGAAGCTTTTGCTTCTCCAGCAAGCGGCGGCCGTACTCGCTCAGCTTCTGCCGCCGGCCCGGCCCGTGCTGTCCGGGCGGGTAAGGCCGCTTCAGGGCGGGGCACTTGGGCGACCCACAGAGCGGCCGGCCCACACGCCGGCACATGGCGTGCTTCGGGCCCGTGTAGCGTGCCATCCAACCGACCTCCCGAGTTGCCAGCAGCCAACCGCTATTGTAACCCATCCTGCCGGCAAAGAAAGGGGTGAATTGGACTGCTCCGCGACGGAACGCCGCCGCCCGTCAGGCGCCGCGGAAGGTGGCCACGTGGCCGCGCCAGCGCTGGGCTTCCTTGTAGATGCACCGGTTCATCACCACGGCCAGGCCGCCCTCGGCCGCGATGCGCGCCGCCTCGGGGCTGACCACGCCTTCCTGCAGCCAGAAGACCCGTGCGCCCCGCGCTACGGCTTCCCGCGCCACCGCCGGTGCGTGCTGGGGCGCGCGGAACACCACCACCACGTCGACCGGTCCCGGCACCGAGGCCAGGTCGGGGTACGCCGTCTCCCCCAGGATCTCCGTGGCGCGCGGGTTGACGGGCACCACCTTGTAGCCCATCCGCTGCAGCTTGCGCGCCACCCGGTAGCTGGGCCGCCCGGGATCCGACGAGAGGCCGACCACGGCCACCACCCGCGGCCGCGGGCCGCCGGGTTCGTCCACCGTCGAGCGGCCCGCCACATCGCGGATCACGGCCTCGTCGTTGAGGCGCGCCGCCGCCACGGGATCCGCCGCATCGCCCTCCGCCGGCGGCAACCCGGCGGCCCGCCGCAGCCCACGGTCCAGGTCGGCCTGCAGGTCCGCCAGGCCCTCCAGCCCCACCGAGAGGCGCACCAGGTCGTCGGGCACGCCGGCGGCCCGGCGCTGCTCCGGCGTCAATTGCTGGTGGGTGGTGGAAGCCGGGTGGATGATCAGCGACTTGGTGTCCCCCACGTTGGCCAGGTGGGACCAGAGGGCCAGGCTGTCGATGAGCTTGCGCCCGGCCTCCAGCCCGCCCTTGACCCCGAACACGATCATCGAGCCGAAGCGGCCCGGCCGCAGGTACTTCTTCGCCAGGTGGTGGGTCGGGTGGTCGGGCAGGCCGGGGTAGGCCACCCACTCCACGGCGGGGTGATCCTTGAGCCACAGCGCCAGGGCCAGCGCGTTCTCGCAGTGCCGGTCCATCCGCACGTGGAGCGTCTCGAGCCCCTGGATGAAGAGCCACGCGTTGAAGGGGCTCAGGCTGGCGCCCACGTCGCGCATCATGTGCACCCGCAGCTTGGTGACGTAGGCCAGGGTGCCGAAGTCGTTCCAGTAGGAGATGCCGTGGTAGCCCGGATCCGGTTCCACCAGGCGGGGGAACTTGCCGTTGCCCCAGTCGAACCGCCCGGAGTCGACCACCACGCCGCCGATGGAGGTGCCGTGACCGCCGATCCACTTGGTCGCCGAGTGGACCACGATGTCGGCACCCCACTCGAAGGGCCGGCAGAGGTAGGGCGTGGCGAAGGTGTTGTCGACGATCAGCGGGATCCCGTGCTCGTGGGCGATGCGGGCCACCGCCTCCACGTCCAGCACGTCCAGCCTGGGGTTGCCGATGATCTCGGCGTAGATGCAGCGCGTGCGCTCGTTGATCGCCCGCCGGAAGTTCTCGGGATCCGACGGGTCGACGAACCGCACCGTGATGCCCAGGTCCTTGAAGGTGTTGGCGAAGAGCTGGTAGGTGCCGCCGTAGAGGCTGGACGAGGCCACCACCTCCTCGCCGGCCCGGGTGATGTTGGTGATGGCCAGGGTGGTCGCCGCCTGGCCGCTGGCGGTGGCCACCGCCGCCACGCCGCCCTCCAGGTAGGCCATGCGCTTCTCGAAGACCTCGGTGGTCGGGTTGCTGATGCGCGTGTAGATGTTGCCGGGCTCGTCCAGGTTGAAGAGCTGGGCGGCGTGGTCGGTGTCCTGGAACACGAAGGACGTGGTCTGATACAGCGGCACCGCCCGCGAGCCCGTGGCGGGATCGGGCGCCTGGCCCGCGTGCACCGCCAGGGTCTCGAACTGGTACTCGCGGAAGGGGTCGCGGCGGTCGGTCAAGGGGATCCCTCCTTCTGAATCGGACATTCCGGTTCCCCGTCAAGCCGCGGATTCCTGCCGGTACCGGGTCTCGGCGGACGAACCGGCGCCGGGTCTCATCGCAAGAAGCGGCACCGGGTCTTCCGGGACGAACCGGCCCGATGGGCCCGGCGTGGCGACCGCCGCCGCGGCCGGCCGCCGTAGCGACCACCGGGGGCCGCCCGCCGCGACAGCCAGCATCGCCCGCGGGCCGTCCCGCGCCATCAGGGCCGCAGGTCGCTGCGGATCAGGGCGAAGACCTCGTGGCGGCTGGCCACGTTCTCCCGGAAGAGGCCGCGGACCGCCGAGGTGACGGCGTAGGAGCCGGGCTTCTGGATGCCCCGCATCGTCATGCAGAGGTGCTCCGCCTCGATGACCACCACCACGCCCCGCGGGTTGAGGCGCTGTTCGATGGCGTCGGCGATCTGGACGGTGAGCCGCTCTTGCAGCTGGGGCCGGCGCGAGGCGACCTCCACCGCCCGGGCCAGCTTGCTCAGGCCGGTGATGCGGCCGTTGCGCGGCAGGTAGGCCACGTGGGCGCGGCCGTGGAAGGGCAGCAGGTGGTGCTCGCAGATGGAATAGAACGGGATGTCCTTGACCAGGACCACCTCGTCGTGGTCCGTCGAGAAGAACACGCTGAGCTCGTCGGCGGGGTCGCGGCCGAGGCCGCTGAAGAGCTCCTGGTACGCCTCCGCCACGCGGCGGGGCGTGTCCACCAGCCCTTCACGGGTCGGGTCTTCCCCCACGGCCTCCAGGATGTCGAGAACCGCTCGCTGGATCCTTTCCAGGTCGAACTCTTCGGCGCGTCGCGGCATGGGGGCTCTCCTTTCCACAACCAGGTCCGCCCGGCCGCGCCCGGCCGGCCCGGCCGCAGCGGTTCGCCCCCATTGTAGCCGAACCGGTTCATCCGCCGTGGATCCGCGCCACGCACCAGAGGACCAGGGCGCCCAGGGCCGCCTCCAGCACCAGCAGCGCCACCAGCCACCGGGCGGCGGCCGGGAATCGCTCCATGCCGCCGGGGTCCCGCAGCATCGCCGTCACGCCGTAGGCGATGGCACCGCCGGTGATCAGCATGCCGGCGGCGCCCGCCATCTTGGCCAGCAGCAGGCGCCCGTAAAGGGTGCCGGGCAGGCGGTCGACGGGCCAGGGCAGCGCCAGCACCCGGACGATGCCGCTGGCCACCACGGCGGTGGCGGCCGCTACGGCGAAGGCATGGAACCGGCCCACCAGCTGCAGCCAGAGGCGCCGCCGGAGCAAGGGCGGCTGGCCCGCCAGGACGGGCGCCACCACCAGCAGCTGGTAGAAGACGCTGCCGAGCCAGAGGACGGCACCCAGGTCGTGGACCCAGACCCACCACGCCTTCGGCGCCACGGCGGGACACCCCCCGTAGCACCCTACGAGGGGCTGCGAGGGGGTAGAACAAGCCCGGCGCGCCCTGGGTGGCGGATCCCCCCGCCGGCCACGGCCCACGGTCCCGGCGCCCGGCCGCCTCCCTTCCCTTACAGGAGGAGAACCGGAGCGGGCCGGTGGATCAGGGGCGGCCGTCGCCGGTGGCGGCCGCCGGCTCCGGGGGCCAGGGCCGGACGGTCAGCTCCTCCCGGCCGGGGTACCGCACCAGGTCGATGCGCAGCACGGCCTGCTCCGCCCGGTCCCGGTCCTCCTCCCCGTACCAGTCGCGGACGAAGTCCGCCACCAGGGGGTCGACATAGACCTCCACCGCCGGGACCGTGGCGCCCTCCTCCAGCGCTGCCGGTGCGGCGGCGCCTGGCCCGCTGCCCCCGCCGGCCCCGTCGGGCCTGCCACCACCGTCCCCGCCGGCCCGGCCCGCGCCGCCGGCCGCCGCCAGGGGCACCGTCACCGCCTGGAAGTCGCCCTGTGGCGGCAGGCCCAGATGGACTTCCGGCGGCAGGTTGGGCGAGCAGCAACCGGAAACGAGGAACGCCTCCACGGTCAGGGTGTGGTTGAGTTCCGGCCGCCGCGCCAGCTCGCGGGCGGCGAAGGCGGCAGCTTCCGGGGTGAGTTCGACGCGCAATCCGGGCACCTCCCGTGGGCGCCGGTCCGCGCGGCACGAACCGGCCCTATCCTTGTAGTACAATGTTTCCTGGCAGTCATGTCGATTGTCCGGGACGAAGGAGCGTGCAGGGCGATGGCAACAGCGACGGCAACCCCCACCCGGCCCCAGGAGGTTCCCCGCGACCGCTTCGAGCAAGAGGTGCTGAAGCACCAGGGCCAGGTGCTGGTGGAACTGTGGCGGCCTGGGAAGAATACGGAGTTCTTCACCCGGGCCCTGGCGGAACAGGCTCAGCGGCATCCCGACGTCAAGCTGGTCCGCATCAACGTGGACGAGTACCGCGACCTGATCGACGAGTACCACCGGCGCCGGGCCATCAACGAGACCTACGACCTGGGCCACGTGCCGGGCGTTGCCCTGTTCCGCAACGGCAAGCTCATCACCACGATGAAGCCGCTGATGGTCAACTCCGATCCCGACCTCATCGCGTACAACGTCCGCCGGCAGCTGGACGTGTTCCTGGCCAAGTTCGTCGAGGACGTCAAGACCTCGGTGCCGACCGACGAGTCCGACGCGCCGGGCGGCGCCGGCGAGGCGGCCGCCGGCGACAAGGACAAGGACGCCAAGATCAAGGCGGCCCTCGAGAAGGCGGCCAAGCTCAAGGCGGAGCGGGCCAAGCAGAAGGCCGCCGCCGGTGAGGGCGGTGCCGCCGCGGCGGCCGGGGCGGCAGGCGCGGGCGCCGGCGGAGCGGCGGCCAAGCCCAAGGCGGCCACCGGGGCGGCGGACAAGGACGCCCGCGTGCAGGCCGCGCTGGAGAAGGCGGCGCGGCTCAAGGCCGAACGGGCGAAGCAGCAAGCGGCCGCAGCGGCCGGCGAGGCCGCGCCCCAGGGTCCGGCCGCCCAGGGCCAGGCTGAGGGCCAGGCGGAGGGCCCGGCGGGCCAGGGCGAGGCCACGCGGGCGGAAGCGCCCGCCCCGGCCGCTACGGCGACCCCGGACAGCATGGCACGGGACGACGCGGCACCGGCGGACCGGACGGCCGGCGACGCGACCGGTGCGACCGGCGAGGCCGGCCAGGCAGCCCAGCCCAAGCAGTCCTGACACCCCGGACCTTCGCCAGCCCACAGCGCGGTGGGGCGGGGATCCTCGGATCCCCGCCCCACCGCCCGTTCTTCCGGGGACGCGCCCCGCCCGTCCCTGCCCTCGCCAACCAGGCCGGCCGTCAGTCGATGCGCTCGTAGGCCGGCAGGGTCAGGAATTCCACGAAGTCGCGGCTCAGCGCCACCAGCTCGAAGAGCTCCCGCGCCTCGTCGAACCGGCCGCTGCGGAAGAAGGCGTCGCCCACGGCCTGGCGGATGGCCTCCATCTCCTCGTCCGCCACCTTTCGGACCAGCTCGGCCGTGACCGCCGGGCCGCCGTCCAGGCTGGCGCCGTGATAGGTCCACTGCCAGACCTGGGCCCGGGCGATCTCGGCGGTGGCGGCATCCTCCATCAAGTTGAAGATGGCCGCCGCCCCGTTGCCCCGCAGCCACGACGCCAGGTACTGGATGCCCACGCTGACGTTGTTGCGCAGGCCCGCCTCGGTGATGCGCCCGCCCGGCACCCGCACGTCCAGAAGGTCCCGGGCGGTCACGTGGACGTCGTCCCGCTGCCGCTCCACCTGGTTGGGCCGCGCGCCCAGCACCCCGTCGAAGACCTCCGTGGCCACGGGCACCAGGTCGGGGTGGGCCACCCAGGTGCCGTCGAAGCCGTCGTTGGCCTCGCGGATCTTGTCTTCCCGCACCTTGGCCAGGGCCACCTCGTTGACCTGGGGATCCTTGCGGCTGGGGATGAACGCGGCCATGCCGCCGATGGCGTGGGCCCCGCGCCGGTGGCAGGTCTTGACCAGCAGCTCCGTGTAGGCCCGCATGAAGGGCACGGTCATGGTCACCTGGGCGCGGTCGGGCAGCAGGAAGGCCGGGTCGTGGCGGAACTTCTTGACCACGCTGAAGATGTAGTCCCACCGCCCCGCGTTAAGCCCCGCGGCGTGGTCCCGCAGCTCGTACAGGATCTCGTCCATCTCGAAGGCGGCCAGGATCGTCTCGATCAGCACCGTCGCCTTGATGGTGCCGCGCGGGATGCCCAGCGCATCCTGGGCCAGGTTGAACACGTCGTTCCACAGCCGCGCCTCCAGGTGACTCTCCATCTTGGGCAGGTAGAAGTAGGGCCCGGAGCCCTTCTCCAGGAGCCGGCGGGCGTTGTGGAAGAAGTAGAGGCCGAAGTCGAAGAGGCTTGCCGAAACCGGCTCACCGTCGACCAGGACGTGCTTCTCCACCAGGTGCCAGCCCCGGGGCCGCACCACCAGGGTGGCCACCTTCTCCCCCAGCCGGTAGACCCGGCCGTCGGGGCTGGTGTATTCGATGGTGCCCTCCACCGCGTCGATCAGGTTGATCTGGCCCTGGATGCAGTTGTCCCAGGTGGGGGTGTTGGCGTCCTCGAAGTCCGCCATGAACACCCGGGCTCCGGAGTTGAGGGCGTTGATCATCATCTTGCGGTCGACGGGGCCGGTGATCTCCACCCGCCGGTCCTGCAGGTCGGCCGGTACCGGAGCCACCCGCCAGTCCCCCTCCCGGATGGCCCGGGTCGAGGCCAGGAAGTCGGGACGAGCCCCCGCAGCCAACTCCTGCTGCCGCTCGGCCCGCCGCTCCAGCAGCTGCTTGCGCACCGGGTTGAACTCCCGCTGCAAGCGGGCGACGAAGGCCAGCGCCTCCGGCGTCAGGACTTGTTCGTACCGCTCCCGCAGCGGACCTCGCACCTCGATGCCGTCCAGGGTCGCCATGGCCTGTACCTCCTCCTGGGTGGTCGACTGCCGGCCACCTCACCCGCCCGTCGCATCCCCCGTCATCCTTCGCGGTAAAGGGAGTGGATGTTTTTTACAGTCTTCGCCACCGCCGTCCGCCGTCCCTGCCGGATCCCGCCAGCGGGCGGTCCGCGGCGGTGGATGGCGCTCCCGGTGGGGCCAGCGGCGGCCGGCGGCGCGGCCGCTGGGCCGCGCCGCCGCCATTTCCTCTCCACCTGCCGGCCATCCCCCCTCACCGGCCGTACGGGGCGGGCCAGCCGGCACGGGAGTCCGGTCACACACCCTGCAGCTGCCGCAGCACCTGCACCGCCGTCTGGTACACGAAGAACGCGTAGAAGGCAGAGATCGCCACCAGGCCCACCCGCGACAGCCAGCCCGGGCGCAGCTCCGGAGGCAGGATGCGGGTGTTGAGCCACAGCAGCGTCAGGCCGCCCACCACGAAGGCCACGCCCGCCATGTTGGCCACCAGCAGGACCAGGGTGAGGGGGTTGTACGCGAAGAGGAAGGCCAGCCAGACGGTGACGACGGCCAGGATGATGTAGTAGACGACCCGGATGTCGTCCCGCGTCCACCGCCCCAGGCCCGCCGACCACAGCAGGTCCGTCAGGTGCCGGACGACGGCGTCGGTGGCGTTGATCTGGGTCCCCCAGAGCACCCAGAATCCGATGAGCAGCACCCAGACCCAGCCGAGCCCGCCGATGAACTGGGAGACCGCGTGGGCCTGGATGGCCGCGATGTCGTAGTTCCCCGGAAGCGGCGTGCCCGGGGCGATCAGCCCCACGGCCAGCAGCACGCAGAGGTACATGCCCAGCAGGCAGCCGCCGAAGTACAGGGTCCACTGCTCCCAGCGGCAGTACCGCAGCCACTGGCGGAACCGCGCCAGACTCTCGGCCGTCAGGTCGAAGATCTTGCCGGTGGTGGAGACCTCCACCTTGCGGCCGCCGATCAGGGCCGGGATGTACCCCACCTGGCTGCCCATGCCCCAGCCGCGGTCGCGCATCCAGTTGGAGGCCGCCATGTTGAGCACGCCCCCGGTGGCGGCGTAGGCGGCGAACCCGCCGATCAGGGTCCAGTTGACGCTGCCGCCCTCACCCGACGGCAGGTAGCCGAATTGGAAGAACCCGGCCGCGACCCGGCCCCACCACTCCCAGGGGACCAGCCAGAGGTCGAGGATGACCAGGCTCGCGAAGATGAAGACCACCGCGATGGTCGAGACCCGCGTCAGGGTGCGCTCGACCCGGGTCCCGAAGGCCACCACCAGCATGACCAGCAGCATCGCCAGGATGCCGTAGACCAGGACCAGCCCGCGGTCGGCGTCGCCGGGCAGGCGCCCCAGGTGCAGGGCCGCCAGGGCGGTGGCCGACGAGGCCGCCCAGCCGGGGGAGACGGAGAGGATGCAGATCAGCGCCCACACCGGCCCCCAGAACCACCGGCCGGGCCACAGCCGCATGAGACCGGGGATGACCGACTCGCCCGTGGCCAGCGTGTACCGCTGGCACTCCAGGTTGAACACCGTCTGCAGCACCGTGGCCACGGTGGCGATCCAGAGCAGGGCGGGGCCGTACTGGATCACCGACCGCGGGCCCAGCAGCCACTCGCCGCTGCCGATGGAGATGCTGATCAGGATGGCACTGACGCCGACCATCTGCATGAAATTGCGGAACGTAAAGGGTGGCGGTGCCGGGAGCTCGCCGACCTCCATGGCCGGGCCGAGCCCCATGGGCACCGTGCGCACGGCTTTCGTCACGGTTCACCCCTCCCGTGAGCGGGGCCCACGTACCCCGCGCTGTGCTGCCGGAACGGCTGCGCCGCGTTCCGTCCCCCGCGACCGGTTCCCCCAGAACCGGATCCCGTGGCGGATGGCCCAGCGGGTCGACCGGTCCCTTGGGCCGGCCGTCCGCCCGGCTTGACCTGTGA
Proteins encoded in this window:
- a CDS encoding acyl-CoA carboxylase subunit beta, which gives rise to MSGGTAELDRQLLERLATVRRGGPERYHEKNRQQGKLFARERLERLLDPGSFVEDGTLANVLAGDLPADGVITGLGRIGGRTVAVMANDSTVKAGSWGARTVEKILRIQEQALRQRVPMLYLVDSAGARITDQVEMFPGRRGAGRIFYNQVRMSGVVPQVCLLFGPSAAGGAYIPAFCDVVIMVEGNASMYLGSPRMAEMVIGEKVTLEEMGGARMHCTVSGCGDVLVSTEEEAIAAARTYLSYFPSHWEERPPRGQPRPPAPGPDVDQIVPANANVPFDMYRLIQRLVDEDSFFEIKRLFAPEIITGLARIEGRVVGVVANQPRVRGGVLFVDSADKAARFVWLCNAFNIPLLFLADVPGFMIGSAVERQGIIRHGAKMIAAVAEAEVPKISVIVRKAYGAGLYAMAGPAFGPDACLALPTAQIAVMGPEAAVNAVYYHHIARLEGEERQRFVEEKRQEYAQDIDIYRMASDLVVDEVVPGHRLRDELARRFALYENRRRQWPARHSPVHPV
- a CDS encoding acetyl-CoA carboxylase biotin carboxyl carrier protein subunit; this translates as MEIQAEMAGIVQAVLVSEGQAVEAGQDVVVLESMKMQIPVASPAGGTVRAVRVKPGDFVNQGDVLLELDT
- the rpsD gene encoding 30S ribosomal protein S4; translated protein: MARYTGPKHAMCRRVGRPLCGSPKCPALKRPYPPGQHGPGRRQKLSEYGRRLLEKQKLRFMYGVLERQFRRYFERAQRSKGNTGERLLQLLETRLDNLVYRMGFAPSIWAARQLVVHGHIQVNGRKVDRPSYQVRPGDVIAVREKSRRIPLIQESLANAQRAPDYLSVEPERFQGTLLRVPSRDEIPIDIEESLIVEFYSR
- a CDS encoding PLP-dependent aspartate aminotransferase family protein gives rise to the protein MTDRRDPFREYQFETLAVHAGQAPDPATGSRAVPLYQTTSFVFQDTDHAAQLFNLDEPGNIYTRISNPTTEVFEKRMAYLEGGVAAVATASGQAATTLAITNITRAGEEVVASSSLYGGTYQLFANTFKDLGITVRFVDPSDPENFRRAINERTRCIYAEIIGNPRLDVLDVEAVARIAHEHGIPLIVDNTFATPYLCRPFEWGADIVVHSATKWIGGHGTSIGGVVVDSGRFDWGNGKFPRLVEPDPGYHGISYWNDFGTLAYVTKLRVHMMRDVGASLSPFNAWLFIQGLETLHVRMDRHCENALALALWLKDHPAVEWVAYPGLPDHPTHHLAKKYLRPGRFGSMIVFGVKGGLEAGRKLIDSLALWSHLANVGDTKSLIIHPASTTHQQLTPEQRRAAGVPDDLVRLSVGLEGLADLQADLDRGLRRAAGLPPAEGDAADPVAAARLNDEAVIRDVAGRSTVDEPGGPRPRVVAVVGLSSDPGRPSYRVARKLQRMGYKVVPVNPRATEILGETAYPDLASVPGPVDVVVVFRAPQHAPAVAREAVARGARVFWLQEGVVSPEAARIAAEGGLAVVMNRCIYKEAQRWRGHVATFRGA
- the folE gene encoding GTP cyclohydrolase I FolE, which produces MPRRAEEFDLERIQRAVLDILEAVGEDPTREGLVDTPRRVAEAYQELFSGLGRDPADELSVFFSTDHDEVVLVKDIPFYSICEHHLLPFHGRAHVAYLPRNGRITGLSKLARAVEVASRRPQLQERLTVQIADAIEQRLNPRGVVVVIEAEHLCMTMRGIQKPGSYAVTSAVRGLFRENVASRHEVFALIRSDLRP
- a CDS encoding CopD family protein, whose protein sequence is MAPKAWWVWVHDLGAVLWLGSVFYQLLVVAPVLAGQPPLLRRRLWLQLVGRFHAFAVAAATAVVASGIVRVLALPWPVDRLPGTLYGRLLLAKMAGAAGMLITGGAIAYGVTAMLRDPGGMERFPAAARWLVALLVLEAALGALVLWCVARIHGG
- a CDS encoding thioredoxin family protein, whose product is MATATATPTRPQEVPRDRFEQEVLKHQGQVLVELWRPGKNTEFFTRALAEQAQRHPDVKLVRINVDEYRDLIDEYHRRRAINETYDLGHVPGVALFRNGKLITTMKPLMVNSDPDLIAYNVRRQLDVFLAKFVEDVKTSVPTDESDAPGGAGEAAAGDKDKDAKIKAALEKAAKLKAERAKQKAAAGEGGAAAAAGAAGAGAGGAAAKPKAATGAADKDARVQAALEKAARLKAERAKQQAAAAAGEAAPQGPAAQGQAEGQAEGPAGQGEATRAEAPAPAATATPDSMARDDAAPADRTAGDATGATGEAGQAAQPKQS
- the aceB gene encoding malate synthase A, encoding MATLDGIEVRGPLRERYEQVLTPEALAFVARLQREFNPVRKQLLERRAERQQELAAGARPDFLASTRAIREGDWRVAPVPADLQDRRVEITGPVDRKMMINALNSGARVFMADFEDANTPTWDNCIQGQINLIDAVEGTIEYTSPDGRVYRLGEKVATLVVRPRGWHLVEKHVLVDGEPVSASLFDFGLYFFHNARRLLEKGSGPYFYLPKMESHLEARLWNDVFNLAQDALGIPRGTIKATVLIETILAAFEMDEILYELRDHAAGLNAGRWDYIFSVVKKFRHDPAFLLPDRAQVTMTVPFMRAYTELLVKTCHRRGAHAIGGMAAFIPSRKDPQVNEVALAKVREDKIREANDGFDGTWVAHPDLVPVATEVFDGVLGARPNQVERQRDDVHVTARDLLDVRVPGGRITEAGLRNNVSVGIQYLASWLRGNGAAAIFNLMEDAATAEIARAQVWQWTYHGASLDGGPAVTAELVRKVADEEMEAIRQAVGDAFFRSGRFDEARELFELVALSRDFVEFLTLPAYERID
- a CDS encoding Nramp family divalent metal transporter, producing the protein MTKAVRTVPMGLGPAMEVGELPAPPPFTFRNFMQMVGVSAILISISIGSGEWLLGPRSVIQYGPALLWIATVATVLQTVFNLECQRYTLATGESVIPGLMRLWPGRWFWGPVWALICILSVSPGWAASSATALAALHLGRLPGDADRGLVLVYGILAMLLVMLVVAFGTRVERTLTRVSTIAVVFIFASLVILDLWLVPWEWWGRVAAGFFQFGYLPSGEGGSVNWTLIGGFAAYAATGGVLNMAASNWMRDRGWGMGSQVGYIPALIGGRKVEVSTTGKIFDLTAESLARFRQWLRYCRWEQWTLYFGGCLLGMYLCVLLAVGLIAPGTPLPGNYDIAAIQAHAVSQFIGGLGWVWVLLIGFWVLWGTQINATDAVVRHLTDLLWSAGLGRWTRDDIRVVYYIILAVVTVWLAFLFAYNPLTLVLLVANMAGVAFVVGGLTLLWLNTRILPPELRPGWLSRVGLVAISAFYAFFVYQTAVQVLRQLQGV